A single genomic interval of Deinococcus fonticola harbors:
- a CDS encoding sensor domain-containing diguanylate cyclase: MTVISLVLPTQGAVDARLGILLLLFSLLLGGIQLVVARQRRGQVEVRDSLMMLLGNVCVIVAALGETLRFGSQVSAQVMLWPMVFAAGFLGRRWWPWQALLGTLGLFILGYAKALWIGAGGAWWVDSLVVAVSMLVTGVVVVYFRLAAEREAQELSRQSVTDPLTGLANRRALSDEFARLLRCTPPSHQVALVMFDLDYFKRVNDEFGHQVGDQVLQTAARLLGAQAGQTHLLARMGGEEFLWVLPGPDANALGTQVEGLRFSISQDAAMRGVTLSAGLVIRERHTLTSGDWLELLTLADRALYQAKDDGRNCLRIAPDTLLAACPLTG; encoded by the coding sequence ATGACTGTGATCTCCCTGGTGCTTCCGACCCAGGGCGCGGTGGATGCCAGGCTGGGCATTCTCCTGCTCCTGTTCAGCTTGCTGCTGGGTGGAATTCAGCTGGTTGTGGCCCGCCAGAGGCGGGGGCAGGTTGAGGTACGGGACAGTCTGATGATGCTGCTGGGGAACGTTTGCGTGATCGTGGCGGCCCTGGGAGAAACGCTGCGTTTCGGCTCGCAGGTGTCCGCGCAGGTCATGTTGTGGCCCATGGTGTTCGCTGCCGGGTTTCTGGGACGGCGCTGGTGGCCCTGGCAGGCGCTGCTGGGCACACTGGGGTTGTTCATTCTGGGGTACGCCAAGGCGCTGTGGATCGGTGCTGGTGGGGCGTGGTGGGTCGATTCACTGGTGGTGGCGGTGTCCATGCTGGTGACCGGGGTGGTCGTGGTTTACTTTCGCCTGGCCGCAGAGCGTGAGGCGCAGGAACTCTCACGCCAGAGCGTCACCGATCCGCTGACCGGCCTTGCCAATCGGCGGGCCTTATCTGACGAATTTGCCCGTTTGCTCCGGTGCACCCCACCTTCTCATCAGGTGGCCCTGGTCATGTTCGACCTGGATTACTTCAAGCGCGTGAACGATGAATTTGGTCATCAGGTCGGGGATCAGGTGTTGCAGACGGCAGCCCGCCTCCTGGGTGCGCAGGCGGGGCAGACTCACCTGCTGGCCCGCATGGGCGGCGAGGAATTCCTGTGGGTCTTGCCCGGCCCGGACGCGAATGCCCTGGGCACGCAGGTGGAAGGCCTCCGCTTTAGCATCAGTCAGGACGCCGCCATGCGCGGGGTGACCCTCAGCGCTGGACTGGTCATCCGGGAACGGCACACGCTGACTTCAGGGGACTGGCTGGAGCTGCTGACCCTGGCTGACCGGGCCCTGTACCAGGCAAAAGATGATGGCAGAAACTGCCTCCGTATTGCGCCTGACACACTCCTGGCAGCCTGCCCGCTTACGGGGTAA